CGGATCAAAGATGGCGCTCCAGCCGCGGTAGCGCAGGGCGGTGAACTCGAAGGAATAGCGCTTCTGGGTTTTCACGCCGGCGGCCCGGATGAATTCGATCTGTTTGGAGGTGTTGTTGGGCAGGGTGATGGGGCGCTGAATCTCATACAAGTGATACTCGAAGAACTGGCGCTCGGCCACCTCCGGCGCCGCCTTCGCCACGGGCACCGCCCCGACCGGCGCCGGCGCGCTGACGCGGTGAATAGCGCCGGCCACCAGTTTGACCTGGGCGTTCTGGAAGCCGGTGCCCGAATTGTTGTTCAGCGTGACCCAGCCGTTCAGGTCCAGCGTCTTCTCGTCGCTGGCCCATAGGAGCTGGTAATCCGCTGTCCAGTTCATGCCGGCGGTGAGGTACGTCAGCTCCAGGGTATGCTGGCCGGCCTTGCTCGCCTCCAGCAGGCATTCCAGGGTCGGACGCGTCACCAGGCCCTCGGGAAGCTTCGGGAAGGTGATCTCCCGGATGCCGTCGCGCCGCAGCATGGTGACGGTGCCGTCGCCGGCCTGCAGGAGCAGGTCGCCGGCGGCGCTGATGAGGGTGCCGGTATAGACGCTGCTGTCCTGCGTGACCACGCGGATCTCCTGCCCCTGGTATTTGGTGAGCAGGGCGTCCGTGCTGGCCAGGTCATAGAGGTAGTTTTGCTCCAGCACGCGCGTGCCGGCGGGGTCCGTGAGCGAGCGCAGGATCACCGAAGACGGGTCCACCTGCGCCGCCACATTGGCCAGCCGTAGAGCGTTCGCGCCGGCCTTGAGCGTCTCCGTGCGCAGGTCCCGCACCAATGCCAGGTCCTGATTGTAAATCGTCAGGGAGACGCCCTGCTCCTGCGCCGCGGCCAGCGGCGGATGCGGGCCGAACCAGAGGATGCCGGCGATGCCCAGCAAAAGGGCAGTGGCCAGCGCAGTCACCCAGAGCGGGAAACGGATCCCTCGCTTCATCGTTCACCTCCGTGTGTGCAAAATTTCGACACGTTCACTGAACTGATCTTCCAGACGGCTCTATCCGCGCCAGCGGGATAATGCGGCTTCTGTCAGGGCGGCAGCGCGCGCCGCCGCCAGCCGTGTGCCCTGCATCAGCCGGGAGACGCGCCAGGGGGTATCGGGATGACGCAGGATGTAGCGCAGACGCCGGCCCTGCAGGGAAAGCCAGGCGCCCAGCCCTTCATCATCCAGGGAGCCGACGAGCAGGCTGGCATCGAGGCCGGCGCCTTCATCCGCAAGGTCACTGACGCCGCGCACGGCCAGCCAGGGGATGCCGTGCGTTGCCGCCACCTGAGCCACCGCCGCGCTCTCCATATCCACGGCCAGGGCCTGCCATGTCTCCAGGATGGCCTGGCGCCGCTGACGCGAGAAAACGGCCTGGTCGCCGGTGACAATAAGGCCGGCGTGCACCTGGGGCGGCCGGCCGTGTCCGTCGTGGGGCAGGGACCTGGCGGC
Above is a window of Anaerolineae bacterium DNA encoding:
- the mtnN gene encoding 5'-methylthioadenosine/S-adenosylhomocysteine nucleosidase, yielding MGESARPAVVIISERTEAAEVLRRMAVLETHRGEPFPSWRGRLAGRDVWLVVCLMGKVNAAMTAQAAVERFRPAAILICGSAGGLHPDVLPGDLVISTHAAHHDAGMNWGNRFVTLGVQFHHNGRIGLRRRFPADPSLLAAAQEAARSLPHDGHGRPPQVHAGLIVTGDQAVFSRQRRQAILETWQALAVDMESAAVAQVAATHGIPWLAVRGVSDLADEGAGLDASLLVGSLDDEGLGAWLSLQGRRLRYILRHPDTPWRVSRLMQGTRLAAARAAALTEAALSRWRG
- a CDS encoding DUF4139 domain-containing protein — its product is MKRGIRFPLWVTALATALLLGIAGILWFGPHPPLAAAQEQGVSLTIYNQDLALVRDLRTETLKAGANALRLANVAAQVDPSSVILRSLTDPAGTRVLEQNYLYDLASTDALLTKYQGQEIRVVTQDSSVYTGTLISAAGDLLLQAGDGTVTMLRRDGIREITFPKLPEGLVTRPTLECLLEASKAGQHTLELTYLTAGMNWTADYQLLWASDEKTLDLNGWVTLNNNSGTGFQNAQVKLVAGAIHRVSAPAPVGAVPVAKAAPEVAERQFFEYHLYEIQRPITLPNNTSKQIEFIRAAGVKTQKRYSFEFTALRYRGWSAIFDPGYGAEPAQANARVVLEFVNSEDAGLGIPLPAGRVRIYKADVDGTQQLIGEDTINHTPKDETLRLYVGDAFDLIGERQQTDFQQVSKDVVEESFSITLRNHKDEAVTVDVLEHLYRSQDWEIIEESAKHEKVSADTVKWTLEIPKDGEVTLTYTVRYRQ